The following DNA comes from Streptomyces sp. NBC_00690.
ACCACATCCGCGCCATCGACCCTGTGATGCGAGCCGAGAACACCCCGGAGGACCCCATGGCGCTCCCCGCGTCCCGTACCTACATCGACATTCACATCCTTCAGACCGTCCCGCCCGCCAATCTCAACCGTGATGACCAGGGCAATCCGAAGGAGGCGTACTTCGGCGGGGTCCGTCGCTCCCGGGTCTCCTCCCAGGCGTGGAAGCGTGCCACCCGCACCCACTTCACCGAGCGACTGCCCCGGCAGGACCTGGCGACCCGTACCCGTCGGGTGGCCGCCGCGCTGGCCGAGCAGATCGCCGACGGCGACACCTGCGATGCCCAGACTGCGGCCCGTCTCGCGAACGCCCTGCTCGCACCGCTGAAGATCAGCGCGGGCAAGAAGGAGGGCGACACCGCCTATCTCTTCTTCTACGGCCGCCGCCAACTCGCCGCCGTGGCCTCCCTCGTACGCGACCGGGTCGCGAAACTCGCAGTGCTGGACGACACCGCGTTGGCCGAGGAGATCAAGAAGCTCCCGGTGCAGGAGAAGTTCAGCTCCGGGCACCCCGTGGACGTCGCCCTCTTCGGTCGGATGGTCGCCGACATCCCCGCCCTGAACGTCGACGCCGCGACCCAGGTGGCACATGCCCTGTCGACCCATGCGGTGGAGCTGGAGTTCGACTACTTCACCGCCGTCGACGACGAGCAGAAGAAGGGGGAGGAGACCGGCGCCGGCATGATCGGCACCATCGGCTTCAACTCCGCGACCCTCTACCGCTATGCGTCGGTGGGGCTCCACCAGCTCCGCGCGAACCTCTCCGACGAGGAAGCGACGATCAATGCCGTGGGGGAGTTCCTCACCTCCTTCGCCCGCTCCATGCCCACCGGCTACGGCAACTCCTTCGCCCACCGCACACTGCCCAGCCTGGTCGCCGTCGTCGTACGCACCGACCAGCCGGTCAACCTGGTTTCCGCCTTCGAGGAGCCCATCGCCGTCCCCTCGGGCATCGCCGCCGCCTCCGCTCGCAGCCTTGCCCAGGAGCACGCCAGAGCCGTCAGGGCCTGGGGCGACACCCCCGCGCTCACCGCCCTCTGCCACACCTTCGACGAGTCCGACGACACGGCGAAGCTGCTGGAGAGCGCCTTCGGCGAAGCGATCGCCTTCCCCGAACTCCTGTCCCGGGTCCGGTCCCACCTCGCCCAAGTCCCCCAGCGGGCCGCACGATGAGCGGTCCTCACGAGCGCCCGGCGGTCCTGCTCCTCAGATTGGCCGGGCCCCTTCAAGCGTGGGGCTCACGCAGCGCCTTCAACCGTCGGGAGACGGGCGCCGAGCCCACCAAGTCCGGTGTGATCGGACTACTCGCCGCCGCCGCTGGATACGCCCGTGAAGACCCTCTGGACGAACTGCTGCCGCTGCGTCTCGGCGTCCGCGTGGACCAGCCGGGCACTCTGCTGCGCGACTACCACACGGTCAGCGACTACCGGGGCCGCCCGTTGCCCCAGGCCGGGGTCACCGCCAAGGGGATCCAGAAGCCGACGGCACCGGCGAAGAACACCCATGTCACCACCCGCTACTACCTCCAGGACGCCGTCTTCCTCGCCGCCGTCGCCGGCCCGCGCGAACTACTGACCGGCCTGGACGGTGCGGTGCGCGCGCCCGCCTTCCCCCTTGCCCTCGGCCGCCGCTCCTGCCCGCCGACGCAGCCCATCTCCCTCGGATTGCGCGCGGCCGAGTTGGAGGAAGCGCTTCGGGCGGAGCCTTGGCAGGCGTCCCGGCGAGCCCGTGAGCAGTACGCCAAGCAGTGGGGTCGAGACCGGGGCAGCAGTGGCTCCCTCTACCCGGCACGCGTCGACCGCTCGGTCACCGTCGAAGACCCGGACGGCGATGACGTACTGCACGACGCACCCGTCTCCTTCGACCCTCGCGCCCGCCGCTTCACCAGCCGTCGTGTACGGCATGGCTGGCTCAGCATCCCCACCGGCTTCCCGCGCACCGACGACCTCGACCCCGAGGGCGCCACGGACGACGGCGCCACAAGCGCCGGCCATGACCCGTTCGCCCTGCTGGGCTGGTGACCTGCCATGACCTATCTATCCCGTATCAGGATCAATCCCCTCCGGGCGGAGAGCCGCCGACTGCTCTCGAACCCGCGCGCCCTGCACGGCGCGGTGATGGGAGGAGTGCCGGGCGCCGCCGATGCGGAACGACTGCTGTGGCGGCTCGACGCCGACGACCCGCACCGGCCGTACCTCTTCGTCCTCACCCGCTCCAAGCCCGACTGGACCCATATCGTCGAACAGGCGGGATGGCCGGACGCCGACGGTGAACACGCGGCCGTACGCGACTATGCACCGCTGCTCGACCAGATCGCGACGGGCCGGGAGTTCGCGTTCCGCCTGACGGCCAACCCCGTACAGAACTCCGCGTCCCCGGTGAATCCCACCGCGGCGCAACGCTCCCGCCTGGAAGCGGCGACCGACGATCAGCGGGTACGTGGCTTCCGGCTGGCCCACCGCACGGCCGCGGCCCAACTCGACTGGTTCCTGACGCGCACCGAGCGCTGGGGCTTCGCCGTCCCCGAGGCCCGTACCGACCCACCGGCGCCCGGAACCCTCCCACCACCGCCCGACGACGCCCACGCCCGGCCCGAGTCGGCCCCCTCGGCCCGGGAGGTCCGCATCACCGACCGCAGCCGCCACTCCTTCGCCAAGAACGGCCGCGGCCCACGGGTCACCTTCCACACGGCGACCTTCGAGGGCCGTCTACGCGTTGTCGACCCCGATCTCTTCACGGCCCGACTCCTCGGAGGCATCGGCCCATCGAAGGCGTACGGCTGCGGCCTGCTCACCTTGGCCCCGCTCCCTGGAAACCCCAGGGGCTGAGTGGAGGATCTGCACCGGCTCGTGGACCGAGCACCGCGGCGGCTCGCCGACTCCGGCACGGCATGTGCGCGCTGATCCGTCCGAACGGCGAGCCGCGGCCCCATACGTCCGGCCCCTCACGGAGCTGGAGGTACTGACCGTCCCCCTCTGCAACCGCTGTTGGGGATCGAACCTCTTCTCCATGTGTGGAGATGTCCGCGGTAACGCACGTTGCAGGAGGGGTAGTTTCACAAGGACATATGGAAACGAGGAACAGATGGCCGAGATCAAGTCGGGTCGGACCTTCAGCACCTACCTGGACGGCAGTCCGGTCGAACTGCCCGCGACCATCAACGGCGTACGGGCGGCACTCCCGCCCGATCTGCGCATCACGTTCGACACCGAACTCGGCGACGCCGCCGCCGAGGACCTGTTCGTACTGATGGCCGAGTGGGCCCAGAAGACCCGCCCCGACCTGCTCGCAGCCAAGGAAGCCATCTTCAAGCGCCTGGCCCGGGGCGACCACTCCGGCCTCATCTCCGCAGAAGAGGTGTCCGAGTATTTCGGCCCGGGTGGGGTGGGTACCGAGTGAGCACACTTCGCGTCGCGTACACGGATGTGGCGTTCGACGCCCTGAAGAAGATGAGCTGCGACCGCCGCGCCCGCTTCGGCCAGGAGATCAGCCACCTCGCCGGCACCCCGTACATCCACGGCAGACCGGTGGACGACCTGTTGGACAAACGCCGGGCGGTACTGGCGGGGACGGTGACGGACTACTGGGTGAGCGTCACGGTCCTGACGGTCACGGTCGTCTCCATCGTCCACACGGACTGACCCGGGACCCGCCACCATCCTGCGCGGTCCAGCTGGACCCCCGCACACCGCGCGCAGTCGGCCCCGGGCCCCGGCCTCACCCTTGACGGCGAGGCCAGAGCCGGTGCCCCGCCTTACTCGTCCGTCGAGGTGCCCTCCGTCACCGCCGTGCGCAACACCGCCAGCACCGCGTCCAGTTCGTCCGCCCGCACCCCGCCCCCCTGGGCGGATTCCGCCGAGCCGCCGCCCCGACCCCGTAGTGCCGCCTTCACCAGAGTGCCCGCCGAGAGGCCCAGTTCGCGGGCGCGGGTGTTGAGAGCCACCGCCAGGATGCCCTTGCCCTCCGTACGGGCCGCCACCGCCGCCACTGACGGTTCGGTGCGCGGCAGGGCATCGCGGATCGCCTGCGACAGGTCGCGGGCGTCCGAGGCCGTGCCGTCGATGAAGGTGGTGGCGAGCAGGGTGCCGGAGAGGTTCTCGGCGGATGCGGCCAGGTCGGTTGCGCGGGACAGTGCCGCCTCCCGCTTCAGGCGGGCGTTCTCACGGTCCGCTGCCTTGAGACGGGACAGGATGGCCTCGATCCGGTCCGGGAGTTCGGCGCGCGGGCCCGGGACCTGTTCGGCGATGCGGCTGACCAGGTCGCGTTCGCGGGCCAGATAGTCGAAGCCCTCCAAGCCCACCACCGCTTCCAGCCGGCGCATCCCCGCCCCCACCGACGATTCCGCGGTCAGCGACACCACCCCGATCTGTGACGACCGTTCCACATGGGTACCGCCGCACAGCTCCCGCGACCACTCGCCGCCGATCTCGACGACCCGCACCTTCTCCCCGTACGTCTCGTCGAACAGCGCCAGCGCGCCCTTTCGTTTGGCCTCCGGCAGGGTCATCCACTCCACGCCCACCGGCAGGTCGCGCCTGAGCGCTCGGTTGGCCGCCTCCTCGATGTCACCGCGTACGAGGGGTGACAGCCCGCCGCGCCAGGGGAAGTCGAGACGGAGATAGCCGGGGCGGTTGTACGAGCCGGACTGGAGCGCGGTCGGGCCGAGGACTTCGCGCAGTGCGGCGTGCAGCACGTGCGTACCCGAGTGGGCTTGGCGGGCGCCCAGGCGCCAATCGGCGTCGACGGCCGCGCGCAGGGTGTCGCCCGGGGCGAGGTCGCCCGCGGTGACTCGGACCTGGTGGGCGACCAGACCGGGCAACGGACGTTGGACGTCCAGCACGTCCGCCTCGACCGAGGCCCCCGTCAGCCGGCCGGCGTCGCTCTCCTGCCCGCCCGACTCGGCGTAGAAGGGGGTGCGGTCGAGGAGTACGGTCACCACCGCACCGGCCCTGGCCGCCTTCACCGGGCCGTCGGGCCCCAGCACCGCCAGCACCCGGGAGTCCGTGGTCAGCGTGGACCACGCCTGCCAGTCGGTGGGGCCGTGTTCGTCCAGGACGGCGCGGAGGGCCGCCGTGTCCAGCGGGGCGGCGCCCTTGCGGGCGCGGGCGTCCGCGCGGGCCCGTTCGCGTTGGGCCGCCATCAAGGCCGTGAAGCCCTCGCGGTCGACTTCGATGCCCTGCTCGGCCGCCATCTCCAGGGTGAGGTCGATGGGGAACCCGTAGGTGTCGTGCAGCAGGAACGCCTGTGCGCCGGGCAGTGAGCGCCCGCCGCTGTCCTTCACCGCCGCCACCGCCGTGTCCAGCACCGTCGTGCCCTGTCGCAGGGTGGCCCGGAACGCGTCCTCCTCCGCGTCTGCCTGGTCCGCGCTGCGCTCGTACACCTCGGCGACCTCGGGATAGCTCGCCGCCATGCAGTCCCGGGCCGCCGGCAGCAGTTCCGGCAGCGCCCGGTCCTCGTAACCCAGCTGACGCATCGAACGCACCGCCCGCCGCAGGATGCGGCGCAGGACATAGCCCCGGCCCTCGTTGCCTGGGGTGGTGCCGTCGGTGAGGAGCATCAGGGCGGTGCGGACGTGATCGGCGACCACGCGCAGCCGTACATCGGCCTGTTCATCGGCCCCGTACCGTACGCCCGCGAGTTCCGCCGCCCGGTTCAGGATCGGGCGGGTCTCGTCGATCTCGTAGAGGTTGTCGACGCCCTGGAGGAGGGTCGCCATCCGTTCCAGGCCCATGCCGGTGTCGATGTTGCGGCGCGGCAGTTCGCCGAGGATGGGATAGCCGGACTTGCCGGGGCCCTCGCCGCGTTCGTACTGCATGAAGACAAGGTTCCAGAACTCCATGTACCGGTCCTCGTCGACCTCAGGACCGCCCTCACGGCCGAGTGCGGGGCCGCGGTCGTAGTACAGCTCCGAGCAGGGACCGCAGGGGCCGGGGACGCCCATGGACCAGAAGTTGTCCTCGTCGCCACGGGCCACGATCCGCTCGTCGGGCAGCCCGGCGAGCTGCCGCCACAGCCCGCGCGCATCGCCGTCCGAGTGGTGCACGGTGACCCAGATGCGGTCGGGGTCCAGTCCGTACCCGCCGTCGGTGAGGGGTTTCGTCGACAGTTCCCAGGCGTAGGCGATGGCCTGTTCCTTGAAGTAGTCGCCGAAGGAGAAGTTGCCGTTCATCTGGAAGAACGAACCGTGCCTGGTGGTCTTGCCGACTTCCTCGATGTCGAGGGTGCGGATGCACTTCTGCACACTCGTCGCCCGCGGCCAGGGAGGCTCTGCCGTTCCGGTCAGATAGGGCTTGAAGGGGACCATTCCCGCGTTGACGAACAGCAGCGTCGGGTCGGGTGTGGGCAGGGGTGCGCTGGGGACGACGGTGTGGCCGCGCTCGGCGAAGTAGTCGAGGAAGCGGGTCCGGACTTCAGCGGTACGCACGGTTGCTCCAGAGGTGTCAGTGGGGGGTGTTGGCCGGGTGGCGCGGACCGAGGAAGACCGCCACGCTCCTGCCATCGGGCGCGGGATGGGTGACCTGCCGCCATCCTGCGCGCCGGTAGAAACGCAGGGCGTCGGCGGCGCGTACGGACGTCAGCAGCCAACTCCTGCCGTCCGGCGCGTCCGCCGTCACCGTATCCAGCAGTGCTCGCGCCACGCCGCGGCCACGCGCACGCCGGACCACGGCGAGTTCATCGACCTCGATCGCACCGCACAGCCACGCGCCGGTGCGCACCGGTCCCAGCGCAGTGTGCACCTGCGGATAGCAGCGGCCCATGGGGAAGGCTTCCGGTGCGGTCCAGGCGGTGGCGAACCCCACCGTCGATCCGTCGGTGTCGAAGGCCAGTGCGTAGCGGAATCCGGGATCTCTGCCAGTAAGAGGAGCTAACAGAAAGCTGTGGTGGAAGCCATGTCCTCTTCCCCTGGCGGATCGTTGGGCGGGGTATGGGGAAGGGGAATGGTCCGCCGTGGGTGGTGTCGGACGACCTGTGGATGCGGGTCGAGCCGCTGCTGCCGGTCAGGCAGCGCCGGTCGTGCAACCCGGGGCGGCTGCCGCTTGATGACCGCGGTTGCCTGCAGGGCATCTTGTTCGTGCTGCACACCGGGATCCAGTGGGAGTGGCTGCCGCAGGAGCTCGGGTTCGGCTCCGGAATGACGTGCTGGCGGAGGCTGCGGGACTGGCACGAGGCCGGTGTCTGGGACCGGCTGCACCAGCTGCTTCTCACCGAACTGCATCGCGCGGGGAAGCTGGACTGGTCCCGGGCGGTGATCGACGGCTCGCACCGCCAAGCCCGTCGGGGCGGCCCAAAACCGGGCCGAGCCCGGTCGACCGCGCCCGGCCCGGCTCGAAGCACCACATCATCACCGATGCCGTCGGCACACCGCTTGCCATCACCCTGACCGGCGGAAACCGCCACGACGTCACCCAGCTACTGCCCCTACTCGACGCGATCCCCCGCATCCGCGGGACCACCGGCCGGCCACGCCACCGTCCCCGGCAGCTGTTCGCCGACCGAGGCTACGACTACGACAAGTACCGCCGACTGCTGTGGAAGCGCGGCATCAAACCAGTCATCGCTCGCCGGGGCGTGCCCCACGGCTCCGGCCTAGGCACTGTTCGGTGGGTCGTCGAGCGCACGAACGCTTGGATTCATGGCTTCCGACGGCTACGGATCCGCTGGGACATCCGCGACGACATCCACGAAGCGTTCCTGAAACTCGCCTGCTGCGTGATCACCTACAGACGAGTCCAGGCATTGTGTTAGCTCCTCTAAGAAGCAATGCAATAAGGGTACGGGGGGTGCTCACCTGACCGAGGTGGCGAAGGGGGCGGACAGTAGAGTTCCGGCATGTCAGGCCCCTGCGGTCGGACCGCTCACCCACTCCACCACCGGGACACGCCGTGACATCAGCAGCCGACGACGCCTCCTCCGTGCACCCGCCCGCGGTCACCGTGGTCGGCATCGGAGCCGACGGTTGGGAAGGGCTGCCCGAGGCATCGCGCACCGCGCTCCTCGGGGCCGAGGTGCTGATCGGCGGCCCGCGTCAACTGGAACTGCTGCCACCGGACTGCGCCGGCGAACGGGTCGCCTGGCCCTCCCCGCTGCGCCCGGCCGTCGCCGGGCTGCTCGCTGCCCACCGCGGGCGCGCGATCGTGGTCCTGGCCAGCGGCGACCCCATGTTCTACGGGATCGGGCGCGCGCTCACCGAGGAGTTGGGCGGCGCCGCACTGGACGGAGGTCCGGAAGGAAGTCGGGGCGGAAGCCCGGGTGGACTGCGGGTCCTGCCGCACCCTTCGTCCGTGTCGTACGCGTGCGCCCGACTCGGCTGGCCACTGGAGGACACCGAGGTCATCACCGCCGTCGGCCGTCCCGTTGCGCGGCTCGCCGCCGCACTGCACCACGGACGCCGACTGCTGGTGCTCAGCGCCGGGGCACACACCCCCGACGAGGTCGCGCACCTGCTGCGCGAACACGGCTACGGACCGAGCCCGATGCGGGTACTCGCCCGACTCGGCGGCCCGTCCGAGTCATCGACCACCGCGACCGCCGACACCTGGACCCACTCGCTCGCGGACGCCCTCAACATCGTGGCCGTCGAATGCGTCCGCGCGCCGGACACCCCGCACATCGGAGCCGTACCCGGCCTGCCCGACGACGTCTACGAACACGACGGCCAGCTCACCAAGCGCCATGTCCGCGCGGCCACACTCGGCGCACTCGCGCCCGCGCCCGGTGAACTGCTGTGGGACATCGGCGGTGGTTCCGGATCGATCGCCATCGAGTGGATGCGTACCCACCCGTCCTGCCAGGCGATCACCATCGAACGCGACCCCGTACGCGCCGAACGCATCGGCCGCAACGCCGATCGGCTGGGGGTGCCCGCCCTGCGCGTGGTCACCGGCCGAGCCCCAGCGACGCTGGCGGACCTGCCCGTGCCCGACGCCATCTTCATCGGCGGCGGACTGACCGCACCCGGCCTGCTCGACGCCTGTTGGGAAGCACTGCCAGAGGGCGGGCGGCTCGTCGCCAACACGGTGACACTGGAATCGGAGGCGCTGCTCGCCGACCGCTACCGGCGCCACGGCGGCGAACTCGTCCGGCTCGCGGTCGCCCACGCCGTACCCGTCGGCGGCTTCACCGGCTGGCGCCAGGCCATGCCGGTCACGCAATGGACCGTCACCAAACCCTCATCCGTCATGGGAGACCACAGATGACCGTGTACTTCATCGGCGCAGGCCCGGGGGCCGCCGACCTGATCACCGTGCGCGGCGCCCGTACCCTCGCCGCCTGCGGGGTCTGTCTGTACGCGGGCAGCCTGGTGCCCCGCGAACTCCTCGACGAGTGCCCACCGGACGCCCGACTCGTGGACACCGCCCAACTCGACCTCGACCAGATCGTCGCCGAAGTCGTCCGAGCCCACGAAGAAGGCCATGATGTGGCCCGCCTCCACTCGGGCGACCCGTCCGTCTTCAGCGCGGTCGCCGAACAGATGCGCCGCCTGGACGCCGTGGGAATTCCGTACGAGGTCATCCCGGGCGTACCGGCCTTCGCGGCGGCGGCAGCGGCACTCAAGCGGGAACTGACCGTGCCCACCGTCGGCCAGACCGTCATCCTCACCCGCGTCTCCCAACGCGCCACCCCCATGCCGGAAGGCGAGGACCTGGCGACCCTGGGCCGCAGCGGCGCGCTGATCGTGCTTCACCTTGCGATGCGTTACGTGGATCGGGTGGTGGACGAACTCCTCCCGCACTACGGCGCCGACTGCCCGGCCGCGGTGGTGGCGTACGCCTCCCGCCCGGAGGAGGTCATCCTGCGGGGCACGCTGGAGACGATCGCGGCCCAGGTGAAGGAGACGGGCATCCTGCGCACGGCGGTCATCA
Coding sequences within:
- the cas7e gene encoding type I-E CRISPR-associated protein Cas7/Cse4/CasC → MRAENTPEDPMALPASRTYIDIHILQTVPPANLNRDDQGNPKEAYFGGVRRSRVSSQAWKRATRTHFTERLPRQDLATRTRRVAAALAEQIADGDTCDAQTAARLANALLAPLKISAGKKEGDTAYLFFYGRRQLAAVASLVRDRVAKLAVLDDTALAEEIKKLPVQEKFSSGHPVDVALFGRMVADIPALNVDAATQVAHALSTHAVELEFDYFTAVDDEQKKGEETGAGMIGTIGFNSATLYRYASVGLHQLRANLSDEEATINAVGEFLTSFARSMPTGYGNSFAHRTLPSLVAVVVRTDQPVNLVSAFEEPIAVPSGIAAASARSLAQEHARAVRAWGDTPALTALCHTFDESDDTAKLLESAFGEAIAFPELLSRVRSHLAQVPQRAAR
- the cas5e gene encoding type I-E CRISPR-associated protein Cas5/CasD, whose translation is MSGPHERPAVLLLRLAGPLQAWGSRSAFNRRETGAEPTKSGVIGLLAAAAGYAREDPLDELLPLRLGVRVDQPGTLLRDYHTVSDYRGRPLPQAGVTAKGIQKPTAPAKNTHVTTRYYLQDAVFLAAVAGPRELLTGLDGAVRAPAFPLALGRRSCPPTQPISLGLRAAELEEALRAEPWQASRRAREQYAKQWGRDRGSSGSLYPARVDRSVTVEDPDGDDVLHDAPVSFDPRARRFTSRRVRHGWLSIPTGFPRTDDLDPEGATDDGATSAGHDPFALLGW
- the cas6e gene encoding type I-E CRISPR-associated protein Cas6/Cse3/CasE; this translates as MTYLSRIRINPLRAESRRLLSNPRALHGAVMGGVPGAADAERLLWRLDADDPHRPYLFVLTRSKPDWTHIVEQAGWPDADGEHAAVRDYAPLLDQIATGREFAFRLTANPVQNSASPVNPTAAQRSRLEAATDDQRVRGFRLAHRTAAAQLDWFLTRTERWGFAVPEARTDPPAPGTLPPPPDDAHARPESAPSAREVRITDRSRHSFAKNGRGPRVTFHTATFEGRLRVVDPDLFTARLLGGIGPSKAYGCGLLTLAPLPGNPRG
- the alaS gene encoding alanine--tRNA ligase, whose amino-acid sequence is MRTAEVRTRFLDYFAERGHTVVPSAPLPTPDPTLLFVNAGMVPFKPYLTGTAEPPWPRATSVQKCIRTLDIEEVGKTTRHGSFFQMNGNFSFGDYFKEQAIAYAWELSTKPLTDGGYGLDPDRIWVTVHHSDGDARGLWRQLAGLPDERIVARGDEDNFWSMGVPGPCGPCSELYYDRGPALGREGGPEVDEDRYMEFWNLVFMQYERGEGPGKSGYPILGELPRRNIDTGMGLERMATLLQGVDNLYEIDETRPILNRAAELAGVRYGADEQADVRLRVVADHVRTALMLLTDGTTPGNEGRGYVLRRILRRAVRSMRQLGYEDRALPELLPAARDCMAASYPEVAEVYERSADQADAEEDAFRATLRQGTTVLDTAVAAVKDSGGRSLPGAQAFLLHDTYGFPIDLTLEMAAEQGIEVDREGFTALMAAQRERARADARARKGAAPLDTAALRAVLDEHGPTDWQAWSTLTTDSRVLAVLGPDGPVKAARAGAVVTVLLDRTPFYAESGGQESDAGRLTGASVEADVLDVQRPLPGLVAHQVRVTAGDLAPGDTLRAAVDADWRLGARQAHSGTHVLHAALREVLGPTALQSGSYNRPGYLRLDFPWRGGLSPLVRGDIEEAANRALRRDLPVGVEWMTLPEAKRKGALALFDETYGEKVRVVEIGGEWSRELCGGTHVERSSQIGVVSLTAESSVGAGMRRLEAVVGLEGFDYLARERDLVSRIAEQVPGPRAELPDRIEAILSRLKAADRENARLKREAALSRATDLAASAENLSGTLLATTFIDGTASDARDLSQAIRDALPRTEPSVAAVAARTEGKGILAVALNTRARELGLSAGTLVKAALRGRGGGSAESAQGGGVRADELDAVLAVLRTAVTEGTSTDE
- a CDS encoding GNAT family N-acetyltransferase, giving the protein MLAPLTGRDPGFRYALAFDTDGSTVGFATAWTAPEAFPMGRCYPQVHTALGPVRTGAWLCGAIEVDELAVVRRARGRGVARALLDTVTADAPDGRSWLLTSVRAADALRFYRRAGWRQVTHPAPDGRSVAVFLGPRHPANTPH
- a CDS encoding IS5 family transposase (programmed frameshift), translating into MGKGNGPPWVVSDDLWMRVEPLLPVRQRRSCNPGRLPLDDRGCLQGILFVLHTGIQWEWLPQELGFGSGMTCWRRLRDWHEAGVWDRLHQLLLTELHRAGKLDWSRAVIDGSHRQARRGGPKTGPSPVDRARPGSKHHIITDAVGTPLAITLTGGNRHDVTQLLPLLDAIPRIRGTTGRPRHRPRQLFADRGYDYDKYRRLLWKRGIKPVIARRGVPHGSGLGTVRWVVERTNAWIHGFRRLRIRWDIRDDIHEAFLKLACCVITYRRVQALC
- the cbiE gene encoding precorrin-6y C5,15-methyltransferase (decarboxylating) subunit CbiE encodes the protein MTSAADDASSVHPPAVTVVGIGADGWEGLPEASRTALLGAEVLIGGPRQLELLPPDCAGERVAWPSPLRPAVAGLLAAHRGRAIVVLASGDPMFYGIGRALTEELGGAALDGGPEGSRGGSPGGLRVLPHPSSVSYACARLGWPLEDTEVITAVGRPVARLAAALHHGRRLLVLSAGAHTPDEVAHLLREHGYGPSPMRVLARLGGPSESSTTATADTWTHSLADALNIVAVECVRAPDTPHIGAVPGLPDDVYEHDGQLTKRHVRAATLGALAPAPGELLWDIGGGSGSIAIEWMRTHPSCQAITIERDPVRAERIGRNADRLGVPALRVVTGRAPATLADLPVPDAIFIGGGLTAPGLLDACWEALPEGGRLVANTVTLESEALLADRYRRHGGELVRLAVAHAVPVGGFTGWRQAMPVTQWTVTKPSSVMGDHR
- the cobM gene encoding precorrin-4 C(11)-methyltransferase, with translation MTVYFIGAGPGAADLITVRGARTLAACGVCLYAGSLVPRELLDECPPDARLVDTAQLDLDQIVAEVVRAHEEGHDVARLHSGDPSVFSAVAEQMRRLDAVGIPYEVIPGVPAFAAAAAALKRELTVPTVGQTVILTRVSQRATPMPEGEDLATLGRSGALIVLHLAMRYVDRVVDELLPHYGADCPAAVVAYASRPEEVILRGTLETIAAQVKETGILRTAVIMVGRTLGAEQFRDSHLYSPERERGEHAC